The Elaeis guineensis isolate ETL-2024a chromosome 14, EG11, whole genome shotgun sequence genome has a segment encoding these proteins:
- the LOC140853663 gene encoding uncharacterized protein, with protein sequence MKRMGLSGVDAYAKFYQNKSGEFVTEEARQRHEKMLELREQATREVGSDGDTGSQQVCLMTDDTILDTVLGRQLGSGHSMRSKKSRSSSSDRSDDASVPEAVRTSMSMMQDQISYWMNRSQTLERIVAAVAGWLGIDASELAPLQSHDAASVPPSRHISGQGSTPGEGNEANESDHT encoded by the exons atgaagaggatg ggactatccggagtcgacgcctatgctaaattctatcaaaacaagagtggcgagttcgtgaccgaggaggcgaggcagcgtcat gaaaaaatgttagaattgagagagcaggcgacgagggaggtaggatctgacggtgatactggatcgcagcaggtttgtttgatgacagatgatacgattttggataccgtcctcgggcggcagctaggatctggtcatagcatgcggtccaaaaaatcacgcagttcgtcatccgaccggtctgatgatgcatcggtgccagaggcagttaggacatccatgagcatgatgcaagatcagattagttactggatgaatcgtagtcagacgctcgagaggatcgtagctgcggtggcgggatggctcggtattgatgcttctgagttagcacctctacagtcacatgatgccgcctctgtaccaccatcgcgacacatatcgggtcagggatcgacgcctggagaagggaacgaggccaacgagtcagatcatacttag
- the LOC105034167 gene encoding dof zinc finger protein DOF3.2 isoform X2 produces MATLPLEEVLAGCPKTQQPPQQQQERKARPPPEQALKCPRCDSNNTKFCYYNNYSLSQPRYFCKGCRRYWTKGGSLRNVPVGGGCRKNKRSSSSTSKRVQDQTLTTHSTPPLPTFIPPPLSYDPSGLSLTFPRFHTPPTPGQLGLDDHDSFLLGNPNPNPSQIPTATPSFLDILRGGLLDTTTNSNAFHNLYHGFGGHGRMEEVEGGVSAEEVVLPFDGGLGGSTTSTTASTPTASQGSCKAVEGGESRVFMGLQWQVGRDGSMGMDPGREYWNGVGSSWPGLINSSLM; encoded by the coding sequence ATGGCTACCCTTCCCTTAGAAGAAGTTCTTGCTGGGTGCCCCAAGACACAGCAGCCGCCGCAGCAGCAGCAGGAGAGGAAGGCGAGGCCTCCACCAGAGCAAGCCCTCAAGTGCCCAAGATGTGATTCCAACAACACCAAGTTCTGCTACTACAACAACTACAGCCTCTCCCAGCCCAGGTACTTCTGCAAGGGCTGCAGGAGGTACTGGACAAAAGGAGGCTCCCTTAGAAATGTCCCAGTTGGGGGTGGCTGCAGGAAGAACAAGAGATCCTCCTCCTCTACTTCAAAGAGGGTCCAAGATCAAACCCTCACCACCCATTCCACCCCACCACTCCCAACCTTCATCCCACCACCCCTTTCCTATGACCCCAGTGGCCTGTCCTTGACCTTTCCCAGGTTCCACACGCCACCCACCCCTGGCCAGTTAGGGCTGGATGACCATGATTCCTTCCTTCtaggaaaccctaaccctaaccctagccaAATCCCCACAGCAACCCCGAGCTTCCTTGACATTCTGAGGGGTGGGCTCCTTGACACCACCACCAACAGCAATGCCTTCCACAATCTCTACCATGGGTTTGGGGGTCATGGCAGGATGGAGGAGGTGGAGGGTGGTGTTTCTGCGGAGGAGGTGGTGCTGCCCTTTGATGGAGGTCTAGGTGGTTCAACCACAAGTACAACTGCAAGCACTCCGACAGCTAGCCAAGGATCTTGCAAAGCTGTGGAAGGAGGGGAGAGCAGGGTGTTTATGGGTCTGCAATGGCAAGTTGGCAGGGATGGCAGCATGGGTATGGACCCTGGAAGAGAGTACTGGAATGGAGTTGGTTCCTCTTGGCCCGGTCTCATCAACAGCTCCCTGATGTAG
- the LOC105034167 gene encoding dof zinc finger protein DOF3.2 isoform X1, producing the protein MEISNAHQQVMATLPLEEVLAGCPKTQQPPQQQQERKARPPPEQALKCPRCDSNNTKFCYYNNYSLSQPRYFCKGCRRYWTKGGSLRNVPVGGGCRKNKRSSSSTSKRVQDQTLTTHSTPPLPTFIPPPLSYDPSGLSLTFPRFHTPPTPGQLGLDDHDSFLLGNPNPNPSQIPTATPSFLDILRGGLLDTTTNSNAFHNLYHGFGGHGRMEEVEGGVSAEEVVLPFDGGLGGSTTSTTASTPTASQGSCKAVEGGESRVFMGLQWQVGRDGSMGMDPGREYWNGVGSSWPGLINSSLM; encoded by the exons ATGGAGATTTCTAATGCACATCAGCAG GTCATGGCTACCCTTCCCTTAGAAGAAGTTCTTGCTGGGTGCCCCAAGACACAGCAGCCGCCGCAGCAGCAGCAGGAGAGGAAGGCGAGGCCTCCACCAGAGCAAGCCCTCAAGTGCCCAAGATGTGATTCCAACAACACCAAGTTCTGCTACTACAACAACTACAGCCTCTCCCAGCCCAGGTACTTCTGCAAGGGCTGCAGGAGGTACTGGACAAAAGGAGGCTCCCTTAGAAATGTCCCAGTTGGGGGTGGCTGCAGGAAGAACAAGAGATCCTCCTCCTCTACTTCAAAGAGGGTCCAAGATCAAACCCTCACCACCCATTCCACCCCACCACTCCCAACCTTCATCCCACCACCCCTTTCCTATGACCCCAGTGGCCTGTCCTTGACCTTTCCCAGGTTCCACACGCCACCCACCCCTGGCCAGTTAGGGCTGGATGACCATGATTCCTTCCTTCtaggaaaccctaaccctaaccctagccaAATCCCCACAGCAACCCCGAGCTTCCTTGACATTCTGAGGGGTGGGCTCCTTGACACCACCACCAACAGCAATGCCTTCCACAATCTCTACCATGGGTTTGGGGGTCATGGCAGGATGGAGGAGGTGGAGGGTGGTGTTTCTGCGGAGGAGGTGGTGCTGCCCTTTGATGGAGGTCTAGGTGGTTCAACCACAAGTACAACTGCAAGCACTCCGACAGCTAGCCAAGGATCTTGCAAAGCTGTGGAAGGAGGGGAGAGCAGGGTGTTTATGGGTCTGCAATGGCAAGTTGGCAGGGATGGCAGCATGGGTATGGACCCTGGAAGAGAGTACTGGAATGGAGTTGGTTCCTCTTGGCCCGGTCTCATCAACAGCTCCCTGATGTAG